DNA from Biomphalaria glabrata chromosome 14, xgBioGlab47.1, whole genome shotgun sequence:
TTTGTGATTACTACATTAGTGAATGTGTTATACCACCTGAACATTGCATTTACTGGTTCAATACCTTCACCAATACATAGGCAGTTGATTGCAGCACCCAAGTCTACTTCTTCTGGGCAGTTTTCAAATTTAATGAAAGGtttagctgtcaagagaaaacAGTTAAAATGATGCATTTTTGGATTTTATGGGGTAATTAGAGCATGGATTATATTTCATAAAtcttatggagtgtgtgtgtgtgtctctactGTGACGTTGAGAACAcattagcgattggttggtgactGTGCAGTATGAATGATGATAAGTTGCACTGTCGTAAGATGTATTGGGTAcaccagacgactccagaatgccGGAGTGAAAAGTCGTGTTTTTGTAGGAAACTATATTTTGTTCAAagtgcctttttttaaaaataaaaactaaagtctactacatttattttattttatctcaagTCGAATTTgtttatactgtaataaaagttatatttagttttgtttataaataagtTATTTcacagcacggaaaccttcccGTCCCCCTCTCCCTACTTGTCCACATAAAAGATTTGATTAGAAAGCAACGGATCATGCTATGGCAGGACAGACGCGCTTTTCAAAATACTATTCCAATTAGCACggattttaattttaaggaGGATTATATATGTTGTCAGTGGTCAGAGAGTTAGTAGCTGATCTGGTCCTGGTCAGGAGTAGTGTAAGAAGGGAATATATTCGTACAGATGGCTTTGTCTACGCTGGCTGTGCCAAAATGTGTtaatctatgtatgtatgtatgtatgtatatatgtgtctatctatctatctatctatctatctatctatctatctatctatatctatctatctgtctatctatcaaaatctatctatatctatctatatctatctatctatatctatctatatctatctatctatcaatctatctatctatctatctatctatctatctatctatctatcttttacctttacctatcccttagtctgttggaccgttggggcaccaggcaagatttgtcgaccgtctttcaccattcctcccttttttatgccttgtttagaacctctctcaatggcaggcctgtccattctttaatgttgtcttctcatcgctttttctgtctgcctcttctccttttccctggcactgttccctgaaggaagatctttgcgagccccgtagatcttgtaatgtggccaatgtttttaagctttcgtcttttcacaatagttagcaggtcgtcatgggctccgatcgctacagtaatcctgtctctgatttcttggttcgtgatgcggtctttgaatgtgatgcctaggattcttctgtagcatctcaattccattgctaggatcctcctctcaagctctatctatctatatatatatatatctatctatatctatctatctatctatctatctatcaatcaaccAATCAaccaatcaatctatctatctatctatctatctatctatctatctatctatctatctatctatctatctatctctctatatctatctatctatctatctatctatctatctatctatctatctatctatctatctatctatctatctatctatctatctatctatctatctatctatctatctatatatatatatatatctatctatatctatctatctatctatctatctatctatctatatatatttatctatatctatctatatctatcaatcaatctataaATATGGATTTTGCGGGGAAAGTTTGTAAGGCCTAAGGCGGGCCCTGTaaaatagcggtgtatgctacgATTCGGGTCGACtagataatatatttatatatatatagttatattttCGTAAGTTTATGCTCAGATCGAAGCGTTAAGCACTATATCATTTCGACCTTATAGAAATATAACTTAATATcagttaaataaaattgtatatcTATCAATGACATCGAAAGACTTACACAAAGTGACTAATACAGAGACGCTAGTTCCGTACATTATATCCGCCTGGCTTCCGGAAATATTCGGGAACATGGTCACCAGGGCAGTAAATTTATCTGTGGTTGCTATGGAAGCAGGTTTAACAAATGTGCAAGTCGACGTCAAGAGGTGTGTGTCGTTTCTGAAAGTGTCTTTGCTGTGGAGTTGTCTGCCTTCTTCTGAAACATAATTCTGTAATATGTAAATAAGGGAAAGTAAGTTTGTAGCAAGTGTAGTCGTTAATATAACATTGTAATACAGAAAACTTATTTCTTGAGTTATGCTATAAAagttatctgctctttgttaatattttcattgttaAGATTACCTTTACTTTCTTATTGcaattaaatttagaaaaagagaaaagaaaagtaagCAATATGAATAAATGTGTTGCGGATCAAATCTCTAAACAAAAATGAGCGAAAATGAAAATAGAGAAATTGAGAGCGATTTCTGAAAtaactatataaaaacaaaacctaagtCACATTATTGAAAGATTATCATTGCGAAATAAATAGCAGATTAACACTGTGATGCTTAGAAATGTTGTGTTTCAGAGCTAAAAAGTGCAACAATAACTAAATCTGGTTAACTCAAATACTTTACTCATCAAAACATGATAAAACGAATTACCTCTTTATTATCTATGTAATTCAGGATACATGCTGCCGATGGATAGATTCTCTTAGAGAAACAGTAAATATGAATTTCTTCTCTAGACAGTGATTGACATTTCAGGTCTTTAGCCCTAGCTGAAGAACAAAAAGTCTTAAAACTAGTCATTTTTAGAAGAAAAGATACCAAGGTAAATGTTTCCTTTTGGTCTAATATGCTCACAGCAAACATTTCTCAGCTCTAATGTATTCGCTTAAAATACCTCTCATTTAACATAAGGATTCTAGCTCTAGAACCCACGATGAGTTAGCGGTTTATACAactcagaaaaacaaaacgccTCACTCCACAGAGGCATGTCATGTGTAGATGAGTGGAATAATATGGATTAAACCGCTTGACTCTTGAACTGAGGGAATTGAGTTCCAATCCAAAAAAGACTAGAAGTTTCTTAGATTTAAGGTTTGACTCGAGACAAGTTGTATTTGTTTAGCACCTAAAATTCAGCACTGAAGCCTTCTCCCATATACTCTCTCCCCCAAAAtaacaaaagagattgaaccgGAGCAcattgagcatgctataggaaAGTTAAAAACGTGCTATGGAAAACaatataagaaaacaaataaacataccCAATCAATGTAAAACAAAGGAAAACATACAGTAAAGATACCCAAtcaatctaaagaaaaaaaaactagttttaTCCAATCAATGTAAAGCAATAAAAACAGCAAAGTTAATGTTTTTCA
Protein-coding regions in this window:
- the LOC129922926 gene encoding uncharacterized protein LOC129922926, which gives rise to MSVLGDDIKCNHVEEETAAQLHVVWSPNQPSRAKLMILLNETEVALCYLEPVKCTPFSKLTKATIKSTPNQSYEINVSVLGVKSLGYWKVRYINEADVKNDTVCKFIMFARAKDLKCQSLSREEIHIYCFSKRIYPSAACILNYIDNKENYVSEEGRQLHSKDTFRNDTHLLTSTCTFVKPASIATTDKFTALVTMFPNISGSQADIMYGTSVSVLVTLSKPFIKFENCPEEVDLGAAINCLCIGEGIEPVNAMFRWYNTFTNVVITNTSRLTFVATQHSREFSCVVDDVLHKRNLSLTYVLHVNSK